A stretch of DNA from Micromonospora sp. WMMD1155:
ACCCGGTTACATCCCCTGGCGCAGGCCGGGCATCATCCGGCCGGCGCTCGGCGGCGGAATGAGTCGCCGCCCCACCTGGTTACATGTGGTCCCGATGCCGGCCCTGTAGGGCCGCCGGGCAGCTGAGCTTCCCCCCTTGCACGTGCGGCACGTCCACCCCCCGGGCGTGCCGTGCACCCCCGATGCAGAGGAGCACGCCATCATGCGTACCGATCTGATCCGGAAGACTGCTCTGACCGCTGCTGGCCTCGCGTTCACCGGTGGTGCCATCGCCGGCCCCGTGACCGCGGCGTATGCGATGTCGGATGCCAAGCCCACCACGCAGACGCAGGATCGTAAGAGTGGTGAGCGGGAGTTGGGTGTGCGCTACGAGGCCCAGCCGAACTTCTACTACTGCGGCCCCGCCGCCGCCCGTAACGCCCTGAGTGTGCAGGGCAAGGACATCAGCGTGGACGCCATGGCCAAGGAGATGGGCACCACCGAGGCCGGCACGAACTCCATCAACGACATCACCCCGGTGCTGAACAAGGAGACCGGCAAGAACGACGCCTACCACTCCGTCGAGATCAGCACCCCGAAGGCCGACGACAAGCAGACCGACAAGCTGCGCGCCGACATCGTCCGCACCGTCGACGACGGCCGGGCCGTGGTCGCCAACATCGCCGGCACCACCACTGACACCGACGGTGGTATCCACTCCTTCGAGGGTGGGCACTACATCAGCGTGGTCGGCTACCGCGACAACGGCGACATCGTCAAGATCGCCGACTCCGCCGACCCGAACACCGCCTCGTACGAGGTCACCGTCGAGCACCTCGCCGACTGGATCGCCACCCGCGGCTACGCCACCAGCTAAGCCGTAGACACACCGAAGGGCCGGACCCCACCACGGGGCCCGGCCCTTCGCCGTGTCTCAGTCGGTGGCGAGCACGGCCAGGATTTGCTCGCCGTACTTGGCGAGCTTGTTCTCGCCGACCCCGCTGACGCGGGACAGTTCGGCGAGCGTGCTCGGCGCGTCGCTGGCGATCTGTCGAAGCGTGGCGTCGTGGAAGATCACGTACGCCGGAACGCCCTGCTCTTTGGCGGTGGTCGCCCGCCAGCCGCGCAGGCGCTCGAAGACCGACGCGGCGGCCGGGGTCAGCTCGGCGACGACGGTGGCCGAGCCGCGCGGCTTCGACGAGCGGCTCGACGTGGGCCTCTCCGGCTCGCGGCGCATCGTGACCGTGCGGCGTCGGCCCAGCACGTCGGCGCTGGCGTCGGTCAACGCGAGCGTGCCGTAGTCGCCCTCCACGGCGAGCAGCCCCTCGGCGAGCAACTGCCGGACGACACCCCTCCACTCCGCCTCGCTCAGCTCGGAGCCGATGCCGAACACGGTCAGCGAGTCGTGGCCGTACTGGCTGATCTTGTCATTGTGTTTGCCGAGCAGGATGTCGATGCAGTGCCCCGCGCCGAAGCGCTGGTTGCGCTCACGGTCGAGGCGGAAGACCGTGGAGAGCAGTTTCTGGGCGGCGACGGTGCCGTCCCAGGACTCCGGCGGGCTGAGGCAGGTGTCGCAGTTGCCGCAGGCGGGGGTGGACGTCTCGCCGAAGTATTCGAGCAGTTGGACGCGCCGGCACCGCACCGTCTCGCAGAGGGCGAGCATCGCGTCCAGGTGGGCGGCGAGGTTGCGGCGGTGGGCGAGGTCGCCGTCCGACGTCTCGATCATCTTGCGTTGCTGGACCACGTCCTGCAGCCCGTACGCGAGCCACGCGGTGGACGGCAGGCCGTCGCGTCCGGCGCGGCCGGTCTCCTGGTAGTAGCCCTCGACGGACTTGGGCAGGTCGAGGTGGGCGACGAAGCGGACGTCGGGCTTGTCGATGCCCATGCCGAAGGCGATCGTGGCGACCATGACCAGGCCGTCCTCGCGCAGGAAGCGTTGCTGGTTGGCGGCGCGGGTGGCCGCGTCCAGACCCGCGTGGTACGGCAGTGCGGTCACCCCGTTGGCGACCAGGAGCTCCGCGGTCTTGTCGACGGAGGCCCGGGACAGGCAGTAGACGATCCCGGCGTCGCCCGGGTGCTCGTCGCGCAGCAACGCCAGCAGTTGCTTGCGGGGCTCCCGCTTGGGGACGATCCGGTACTGGATGTTGGGCCGGTCGAAGCTGGCCACGAAGTGGCGGGCGTCGTCGAGCTTGAGCCGGCTGGCGATCTCGGTGCGGGTGGCGCTGGTCGCGGTGGCGGTCAGCGCGATCCGTGGCACCTGCGGCCAGCGTTCGTGCAGCATCGACAGCGCCAGGTAGTCGGGGCGGAAGTCGTGCCCCCACTGGGACACGCAGTGCGCCTCGTCGATCGCGAACAGGGAGATGCGCCCCCGGTCCAGCAGGGCCAGCGTGGAGCGGACGCCGAGCGCCTCCGGGGCGAGGTAGAGCAGGTCCAGCTCGCCGGCGACGAAGGCGGCCTCGACCCGGCGTCGGGCGTCCATGCTCTGGGTCGAGTTGAGGAACCCGGCGCGGACGCCGACCGCGGTGAGCGCGTCGACCTGGTCCTGCATGAGGGCGATCAGCGGGGACACGACGACCGCGACGCCCTCGCGGACCAGCGCCGGGATCTGGTAGCACAGGGACTTGCCGCCACCGGTGGGCATCAACACCAGCGCGTCGCCGCCGTCGACCACATGGTCGATCACGTCCTGCTGGAAGCCGCGGAAGGCGTCGTAGCCGAACACCCGGCGCAGCACCGGCAACGCGCCCTCGGGCCGCAGGTCGGTGGGGGAGGCCATCCGGGGAGTCTACGAGCCGACCCCGACAGCGCCCGCCCGGCGCACCCGGGCGGTGACCGTGACCCGCCGGTCGCCCGGTCTGGCCTGCGAAGATCGCCAAGAGCGCGTCCATGGTCACTGATCGTCATCGAGGGTGGAGGGTGGCAGGCCGTGCCGGGTGCGCGGACTGGGCCCGGAAGCGGGATAGAGTCGCTGATTGACCAATCGCGGCCAAAGGCGGCCACGGCGCCACGGCTTGGGGGTACGGGTGAGCGAGGCGCGCACAGTCGGTGACCGGATCGACGACCCGGATGCGGTCGACGGGCAGTCGACGACGGAGTCGGAGACCACACTCGTGGTGGTCACCGGGCTCTCCGGCGGTGGCCGCAGCACGGTCGCCAGGGCGTTGGAGAACGTCGGCTACTACGTCGTCGACAACCTGCCGCAGGCGTTGATGCTGGACATGGCCGAGTTGGCGGTCAAGGCCGGCGGCGCGGCCCGGCGTACCGCGATGGTGCTGGACGTGCGGTCGCGGGCCTTCTCCACCGACCTGGCCGGGGCGATCCGCGAGCTGAAGGAACGCGGGTTCTCACCCCGGGTGGTCTTCGTCGACGCCGACGACGAGGTGCTGATCCGGCGGTTCGAGAGCGTCCGCCGTTCCCACCCGTTGCAGGGGGACGGGCGACTGGCCGACGGCATCGCCGTCGAGCGTGGGCTGCTCGAAGAGGCCCGGGACCAGGCCGACGTGATCATCGACACCAGCCACCTGAACGTCAACCAGCTCCGCCGTCGCATCGAGGAGCTGTTCGGCGGCGAGGACGCGCGCCGGCTGCGGGTCACCGTGCTGTCCTTCGGATTCAAGTACGGCCTTCCGCCGGACGCCGACTTCGTGCTGGACGCCCGGTTCCTGCCCAACCCGTACTGGGTGCCGGAGTTGCGCGAGCACACCGGGCGGGAGGAGGCGGTCAGCGCGTACGTGCTCGGGCAGGAGGGCGCGGACGCCTTCGTCGCCTCGTACGCCGACCTGGTCAACGCCACCACCACCGGCTTCGAGCGGGAGGGCAAGCGGTACCTGACGGTCGCCGTGGGCTGCACCGGCGGCAAGCACCGCAGCGTCGCCATCGCCGAGGAGTTGGCCGGGCGGCTGCGCCACTCCGGGCTGGCGGCCAACGCCCAGCACCGCGACCTGGGGCGCGAATGACGGCCCGGCGGGTGGTGGCGTTCGGCGGCGGGCACGGGCTGTCCGCCTCGTTGCGCGCGCTGCGGCACTGCGCCCCCGAACTCGACCTCGACATCACCGCGGTGGTCACCGTCGGAGACGACGGCGGCTCCAGTGGTCGGCTGCGCGCCGAGCGTGGCGGTCTGCCCCCGGGTGATCTGCGCCAGGCGCTGGTGGCACTGGCCGGGGACCACCCGGCGACCCGGCGCAGCGCTGGGCTGTTCCAGCACCGCTTCGCCGCCGTGCCGGCCGGCGTACCCCCGCTCGGCGAAGCCGACCCGGACCCGGCGACGACCGGCGGCGGCCGTGCCCCCGACCGGGACGCGGCGACCGGCGGCGGTCGCGATTCCGACCGGGACTCAGCCTCGACCGGCGGCCGTGCCCCCGACCGGGGCGCGGGGGCCGGCGGCCGTGACTCCGACGCCCGAGGCGAAGGTCCGGAGGCGGCCCGCGTCGACGGGCTGACCGGGCACGCGGTCGGCAACCTGGTGCTCTGCGGTCTCATGGAGCTGCTCGGCGACCCGGTGGCCGCGCTGGACCACGCCGGAGCGATGCTCGGCGCGGTCGGCCGGGTGCTGCCGATGTCCCGGCAGCCGGTCGGCATCGAGGCGCAGGTCCGCGGGATCGACCCGGCCGCCCCGGACGAGGTGCGCACCGTGCGCGGCCAACACCAGGTGGCGGTCACCACCGGGCGGGTCGAGTCGCTGCGCCTCACGCCCGCCGCCCCACCCGCCTGCGCCGAGGTGATCGAGGCGATCATGGCGGCGGACTGGTTGATCTTCGGACCGGGCAGTTGGTACACGAGCGTGCTGCCGCACCTGTTGGTGCCGCAGGTGGCCGACGCGATCGTGTCCACCTCGGCGCGGCGGTTGGTCACGCTGAACCTCGCCGCGGAGAAGGAGACCCTCGGGCTCTCCGTCGCCGACCACCTCGCGGCTCTGCACTGGTACCTGCCCGAGCTGAAGGTGGATCTCGTGCTCGCCGACGCCAAGGCGGTGGGTGACCCCGAACCGGTCGAACGTGCGGCAGAATCGCTGGGTGCCCGCCTGGTCCTCGCCTCCGTCGCCGTCACCGGTGGCACCCCCCGCCATGATCCGGCTGCCCTGGGCGCCGCACTGGTGCCTGTCCTGGGCGCCGATCGTTAGACACGTACGTAATCTCCGGCGACACGCCGGAACAGGTCCGTGAGGGGACGCACAATGGCGATGACGGCCGCGGTCAAGGACGAGCTGAGTCGGGTCGACGTGCCCAAGCCCTGCTGCCGGCGGGCGGAGATGGCCGCGCTGCTGCGCTTCGCCGGCGGCCTGCACATCGTCTCCGGCCGTGTGGTGGTGGAGGCGGAACTGGACACCGGGGCGGTGGCCCGGCGGTTGCGCCGGGAGATCGCCGAGGTCTACGGCTACCCCAGCGAGATCCACGTGCTGGCCTCCGGCGGGCTGCGCAAGGGCAGCCACTTCATCGTGCGGGTGGTCAAGGACGGCGAGGCCCTCGCCCGGCAGACCGGCCTGCTCGACGTGCGGGGCCGCCCGGTGCGCGGGCTGCCCCCGCACGTGGTCGCGGCGAACGTCTGCTGCGCCGTCTCCGCCTGGCGGGGCGCGTTCATGGCCCACGGCTCGCTCACCGAGCCCGGCCGCTCCAGTGCGCTGGAGATCACCTGCCCGGGGCCGGAGTCGGCGTTGGCGCTGGTCGGCGCGGCCCGCCGGATCGGCATCACCGCGAAGAACCGTGAGGTACGCGGGGTGGACCGGGTGGTCGTCAAGGACGGCGACGCGATCGCCGCGCTGCTCACCCGGATCGGCGCGCACTCCAGCGTGCTGGCCTGGGAGGAGCGTCGGGTACGCCGCGAGGTGCGGGCCACCGCCAACCGGCTCGCCAACTTCGACGACGCCAACCTGCGCCGCTCGGCGCGGGCGGCCGTCGCCGCCGCCGCCCGGGTCACCCGTGCCCTGGAGATCCTCGCCGACGAGGCGCCCAACCACCTGACCGACGCCGGGCGGCTGCGCCTGGAGCACCGGCAGGCGTCGCTGGAGGAGTTGGGCGCACTGGCCGACCCCCCGCTGACCAAGGACGCCATCGCCGGACGGATCCGCCGACTTCTGGCGCTGGCCGACAAGCGAGCCCGGGACCTCGGCATCCCGGATACCGAAGCGGCAGTC
This window harbors:
- a CDS encoding C39 family peptidase, whose amino-acid sequence is MRTDLIRKTALTAAGLAFTGGAIAGPVTAAYAMSDAKPTTQTQDRKSGERELGVRYEAQPNFYYCGPAAARNALSVQGKDISVDAMAKEMGTTEAGTNSINDITPVLNKETGKNDAYHSVEISTPKADDKQTDKLRADIVRTVDDGRAVVANIAGTTTDTDGGIHSFEGGHYISVVGYRDNGDIVKIADSADPNTASYEVTVEHLADWIATRGYATS
- the rapZ gene encoding RNase adapter RapZ, which translates into the protein MDDPDAVDGQSTTESETTLVVVTGLSGGGRSTVARALENVGYYVVDNLPQALMLDMAELAVKAGGAARRTAMVLDVRSRAFSTDLAGAIRELKERGFSPRVVFVDADDEVLIRRFESVRRSHPLQGDGRLADGIAVERGLLEEARDQADVIIDTSHLNVNQLRRRIEELFGGEDARRLRVTVLSFGFKYGLPPDADFVLDARFLPNPYWVPELREHTGREEAVSAYVLGQEGADAFVASYADLVNATTTGFEREGKRYLTVAVGCTGGKHRSVAIAEELAGRLRHSGLAANAQHRDLGRE
- the whiA gene encoding DNA-binding protein WhiA; protein product: MAMTAAVKDELSRVDVPKPCCRRAEMAALLRFAGGLHIVSGRVVVEAELDTGAVARRLRREIAEVYGYPSEIHVLASGGLRKGSHFIVRVVKDGEALARQTGLLDVRGRPVRGLPPHVVAANVCCAVSAWRGAFMAHGSLTEPGRSSALEITCPGPESALALVGAARRIGITAKNREVRGVDRVVVKDGDAIAALLTRIGAHSSVLAWEERRVRREVRATANRLANFDDANLRRSARAAVAAAARVTRALEILADEAPNHLTDAGRLRLEHRQASLEELGALADPPLTKDAIAGRIRRLLALADKRARDLGIPDTEAAVTPDMLVV
- the recQ gene encoding DNA helicase RecQ, which gives rise to MASPTDLRPEGALPVLRRVFGYDAFRGFQQDVIDHVVDGGDALVLMPTGGGKSLCYQIPALVREGVAVVVSPLIALMQDQVDALTAVGVRAGFLNSTQSMDARRRVEAAFVAGELDLLYLAPEALGVRSTLALLDRGRISLFAIDEAHCVSQWGHDFRPDYLALSMLHERWPQVPRIALTATATSATRTEIASRLKLDDARHFVASFDRPNIQYRIVPKREPRKQLLALLRDEHPGDAGIVYCLSRASVDKTAELLVANGVTALPYHAGLDAATRAANQQRFLREDGLVMVATIAFGMGIDKPDVRFVAHLDLPKSVEGYYQETGRAGRDGLPSTAWLAYGLQDVVQQRKMIETSDGDLAHRRNLAAHLDAMLALCETVRCRRVQLLEYFGETSTPACGNCDTCLSPPESWDGTVAAQKLLSTVFRLDRERNQRFGAGHCIDILLGKHNDKISQYGHDSLTVFGIGSELSEAEWRGVVRQLLAEGLLAVEGDYGTLALTDASADVLGRRRTVTMRREPERPTSSRSSKPRGSATVVAELTPAAASVFERLRGWRATTAKEQGVPAYVIFHDATLRQIASDAPSTLAELSRVSGVGENKLAKYGEQILAVLATD
- a CDS encoding 2-phospho-L-lactate transferase CofD family protein, which encodes MTARRVVAFGGGHGLSASLRALRHCAPELDLDITAVVTVGDDGGSSGRLRAERGGLPPGDLRQALVALAGDHPATRRSAGLFQHRFAAVPAGVPPLGEADPDPATTGGGRAPDRDAATGGGRDSDRDSASTGGRAPDRGAGAGGRDSDARGEGPEAARVDGLTGHAVGNLVLCGLMELLGDPVAALDHAGAMLGAVGRVLPMSRQPVGIEAQVRGIDPAAPDEVRTVRGQHQVAVTTGRVESLRLTPAAPPACAEVIEAIMAADWLIFGPGSWYTSVLPHLLVPQVADAIVSTSARRLVTLNLAAEKETLGLSVADHLAALHWYLPELKVDLVLADAKAVGDPEPVERAAESLGARLVLASVAVTGGTPRHDPAALGAALVPVLGADR